The following proteins are co-located in the Rubidibacter lacunae KORDI 51-2 genome:
- the queC gene encoding 7-cyano-7-deazaguanine synthase QueC, which produces MKAVVLLSGGLDSSTVLYRARADGWDCYTLAFDYHQRHRCELRAAAQIAEAAGVCEHRVVTFDLRSWGGSALTDDAIAVPEARSLDQMSASIPVTYVPARNTIFLSFALGYAEAVGAQCVFLGVNALDYSGYPDCRPDYINAMRAVYRLGTRQGREGEAIAIAAPLIDFKKTEIVRLGNELGVPWELTWSCYKGGDVACGVCDSCRLRLAAFAELGLRDPVLYATE; this is translated from the coding sequence ATGAAAGCTGTCGTTTTACTGTCAGGCGGACTCGACTCCTCGACGGTGCTCTATCGAGCCCGAGCCGATGGCTGGGACTGCTACACCCTGGCGTTCGACTACCATCAGCGCCACCGCTGCGAATTGCGTGCGGCGGCCCAAATTGCAGAGGCTGCCGGGGTTTGCGAGCACCGCGTTGTGACGTTCGACCTCCGGAGTTGGGGCGGCTCGGCGTTAACCGACGACGCGATCGCCGTGCCCGAGGCGCGATCGCTCGACCAGATGTCGGCAAGCATTCCCGTAACCTACGTCCCCGCACGCAATACGATTTTTCTGAGCTTTGCCCTCGGGTATGCCGAAGCCGTCGGCGCACAATGCGTGTTCCTCGGCGTCAACGCCCTCGATTACTCCGGCTACCCCGACTGCCGGCCGGACTACATCAATGCCATGCGCGCGGTGTATCGACTCGGAACCCGACAGGGACGCGAGGGCGAAGCGATCGCTATTGCCGCGCCGCTGATCGACTTTAAAAAAACCGAGATCGTTCGTCTCGGCAACGAGTTGGGCGTACCGTGGGAGCTAACCTGGTCCTGTTACAAGGGCGGAGACGTCGCCTGCGGCGTTTGCGATTCGTGTCGCTTGAGGTTGGCCGCGTTTGCGGAACTGGGTTTGCGGGATCCGGTATTGTATGCAACGGAGTGA
- a CDS encoding GNAT family N-acetyltransferase produces the protein MQRSEAIAPTHQPSRSQLRSEQNVSCVLPATQWRSAMSEPEPDLQLAIASYSDRSSEIDAIRRVVFQDEQGVAPELEFDGRDDAATHLLAYWHGQPVGTARVSWPDPQSAKIERLAVLAAARGRGIGTQLMQQALQLAAERGARVAVVHAQAYVKVLYDILGFVQVGDRFDEAGLPHVKMTKMLTSPSPA, from the coding sequence ATGCAACGGAGTGAGGCGATCGCGCCTACCCACCAGCCGTCGCGATCGCAATTGCGGTCGGAGCAGAACGTTTCGTGCGTGCTGCCAGCAACCCAGTGGAGAAGTGCCATGTCGGAACCGGAACCGGACCTGCAGCTGGCGATCGCGTCCTACAGCGATCGATCGTCGGAGATCGATGCCATCCGCCGGGTCGTGTTCCAGGACGAGCAAGGCGTTGCCCCGGAGCTGGAATTTGACGGTCGCGACGATGCTGCCACTCACCTGCTGGCCTACTGGCACGGGCAGCCGGTAGGCACCGCTCGCGTGAGCTGGCCGGACCCGCAGTCCGCAAAAATCGAGCGACTGGCCGTCCTGGCAGCGGCCCGCGGTCGTGGCATCGGTACGCAGCTGATGCAGCAAGCATTGCAACTGGCCGCAGAGCGAGGCGCGCGCGTTGCCGTCGTCCACGCGCAAGCATACGTCAAAGTTCTCTACGACATATTGGGATTCGTGCAGGTCGGCGATCGTTTCGAC